The Verrucomicrobium spinosum DSM 4136 = JCM 18804 genome includes a region encoding these proteins:
- a CDS encoding SGNH/GDSL hydrolase family protein has protein sequence MNLFLKHAWPTPVLSALIAICAGVMAGNVSAQNSASGYSVGKVGELPKVDRILFLGDSITADGKYIEYVETIVLATSKKRYDMINLGLASETVSGLTENGHADGKFPRPNLHERLVRALEKTKPQLIVACYGMNDGIYHPYRDDRFNKFVAGVQVVRDRAWDRKIAVTHLTPPVFDPLPIKDKVLPAGRNSYPQPFERYNSVLDRYTLWMNGKSRRTGWRVVDVHKAMADYLEEKRKADPEFTMAKDGVHPNEEGHWVMAQPLLASWGVKHDYKLEDMTTPEGRLGKLYAVVAERQRLMKAAWLSEVGHKRPGVKAGLPLEEAQEKAAALTTEIEAILKGGPAVLAATSTPQASVPSAVPIPEPGASVGAPMTVAPATPTGEAAPAPAPVGAPPPPPMVVATPAPQPEAAPAPQPAPLPAPAPAPQVSLSSPLPPAPMVAAATLVKAEPVPMSAPVPPPALKNPGVPPPPGISVDSSAEAEGPALFPGRRSKWQGFDRYDFDVNGPLVTVVAPTTAAKGKPWVWHGEFFGHKPDPDVALLEKGFHIAYMRVSDMLGSPPAVKHWNAFYAVLTKQYGFNKKPALVGLSRGGLYCYNWAIANPDKVACIYGDAPVCDFKSWPGGKGNGKGDAKNWQLVMDLWGFKDEAEALAYKGNPVDNLEGLAKRKVPIIHVFGDTDDIVPWQENTGLVAERYRKLGAPIELIAKAGVGHHPHGLQDSTPIVEFILKHAASPSRR, from the coding sequence ATGAATCTTTTCTTGAAGCATGCTTGGCCGACCCCCGTGCTGTCTGCCCTGATTGCCATCTGCGCGGGGGTGATGGCGGGAAATGTCTCCGCGCAAAATTCTGCCTCCGGCTACTCGGTGGGGAAGGTGGGTGAACTCCCCAAGGTTGATCGCATCCTCTTCCTTGGCGACAGCATCACGGCAGATGGCAAGTACATTGAGTACGTGGAGACCATCGTGCTGGCCACGAGCAAAAAGCGGTACGACATGATCAACCTGGGGCTGGCCAGCGAGACGGTTTCCGGGCTGACGGAGAACGGGCACGCGGACGGGAAGTTCCCACGGCCCAATTTGCATGAACGTCTCGTCAGGGCACTGGAGAAGACCAAGCCCCAGCTCATCGTTGCTTGCTATGGCATGAATGATGGCATCTACCACCCGTATCGGGATGACCGCTTCAACAAGTTCGTGGCCGGGGTGCAGGTCGTCCGGGACCGCGCCTGGGATCGCAAGATCGCCGTCACCCATCTCACCCCGCCCGTATTCGACCCTCTGCCTATCAAGGACAAGGTCCTGCCAGCAGGGAGAAATTCTTATCCGCAGCCGTTCGAGCGCTACAACTCGGTGCTCGACCGCTACACCCTGTGGATGAACGGGAAGAGCCGCCGTACCGGGTGGCGTGTGGTGGATGTGCACAAGGCCATGGCGGACTACTTGGAGGAGAAGCGCAAGGCGGATCCAGAATTCACCATGGCCAAAGACGGGGTGCACCCCAATGAAGAGGGGCACTGGGTCATGGCCCAACCGCTGCTCGCCTCATGGGGAGTGAAGCATGACTACAAGCTGGAAGATATGACGACGCCCGAGGGACGGCTGGGCAAGCTCTATGCGGTGGTTGCAGAACGCCAGCGCCTCATGAAGGCCGCCTGGTTGAGTGAGGTGGGGCACAAGCGGCCTGGGGTGAAAGCCGGGCTGCCGCTGGAGGAGGCCCAAGAGAAAGCCGCGGCGTTGACCACGGAGATCGAGGCGATTTTGAAGGGTGGCCCAGCGGTCCTGGCCGCGACTTCTACTCCGCAGGCATCTGTTCCTTCTGCGGTGCCGATTCCTGAACCAGGGGCCAGCGTCGGCGCTCCCATGACGGTCGCTCCCGCAACCCCAACGGGAGAGGCTGCACCAGCACCCGCTCCTGTGGGGGCACCCCCGCCGCCCCCCATGGTGGTGGCAACTCCTGCTCCGCAACCGGAGGCTGCTCCAGCACCCCAACCCGCGCCACTTCCAGCGCCAGCCCCGGCGCCGCAGGTCTCCCTCTCTTCGCCCCTGCCTCCCGCGCCGATGGTGGCCGCCGCCACCTTGGTGAAGGCGGAGCCGGTCCCCATGTCTGCCCCTGTGCCTCCTCCGGCTTTGAAGAATCCCGGTGTGCCCCCGCCGCCAGGGATCAGTGTGGACTCCTCCGCAGAGGCTGAAGGTCCTGCGCTTTTCCCTGGGCGTCGCAGCAAGTGGCAGGGCTTTGACCGCTATGACTTCGATGTTAATGGTCCGCTGGTGACGGTGGTGGCCCCCACGACGGCAGCCAAGGGCAAACCCTGGGTGTGGCATGGTGAGTTCTTTGGCCACAAGCCGGATCCCGATGTGGCCCTGCTGGAAAAAGGTTTCCACATCGCCTACATGCGCGTGAGCGACATGCTCGGAAGTCCTCCTGCGGTGAAGCACTGGAATGCTTTTTATGCCGTGCTCACGAAGCAGTATGGGTTCAACAAGAAGCCTGCCCTGGTGGGGCTGAGCCGTGGTGGTCTCTATTGCTACAACTGGGCCATTGCCAACCCGGACAAGGTGGCCTGCATCTATGGCGATGCGCCGGTGTGCGACTTCAAGAGCTGGCCGGGTGGCAAAGGCAATGGCAAAGGCGATGCGAAGAACTGGCAGCTGGTGATGGATCTCTGGGGGTTCAAGGACGAAGCCGAGGCGCTTGCGTACAAGGGCAATCCGGTGGACAACTTGGAAGGTCTGGCCAAACGCAAGGTGCCGATCATCCATGTGTTTGGCGATACCGATGACATCGTACCCTGGCAGGAGAACACCGGCCTGGTGGCTGAGCGTTATCGCAAGCTAGGTGCCCCGATTGAATTGATCGCGAAAGCGGGCGTGGGGCATCATCCCCATGGGTTGCAGGACAGCACCCCCATCGTGGAGTTCATCCTCAAGCATGCGGCATCGCCTTCGCGCCGGTAG
- a CDS encoding SGNH/GDSL hydrolase family protein — MSISLSRPWPSLLLAVAASVSAVIGPDTLVAQSASSSAQQVLPEAGRIVFLGDSITADGKYVEYVETVLLARSPKRYEIIDLGLSSETVSGLSEDGHAGGKFPRPDLHERLTRALDKTKPQLVVACYGMNDGIYHPYSDERFGKYESGMGDLRREASARGIAVTHLTPPVFDPVPIKDKVLPAGLDAYPKPFVGYDEVLGRYGAWLQRMADSEKWVVVDIHGAMTKALDEKRKADPAFTFARDGVHPNAEGHWVMAQPLLNAWGVKHDYQVEDLTAPQGRLSALYKAVAARQRLMKAAWMSDVGHKRPGVAPGLPLPEAQAKAAALTTEIQALLAAGPSAWVGVAKPETPAPGLVAVAAPFPGKKSDWKGYDRYEFDVEGHVASVVVPKSAAKGKPWVWHGEFFGHKPDPDVALLGKGFHIVYLKVNDMLGCPAAVQYWNGLYKVLTEQYGLGAKPALVGLSRGGLYCYNWAIANPDKVSCIYADAPVCDFKSWPGGKGKGKGDPKNWQLVLKLWGFKDEMEAAAYKGNPVDNLQLLAQRKVPLLHVYGDADDVVPWDENTGVIATRYRDLGGPIELIEKKGVGHHPHGLQDSAPIVEFILNHASVPTKAAS, encoded by the coding sequence ATGAGCATCTCATTGAGTCGTCCTTGGCCGTCATTGCTGCTGGCGGTTGCCGCGTCCGTATCTGCCGTTATCGGACCCGATACCCTGGTTGCCCAGTCTGCATCTTCATCTGCCCAGCAGGTGCTTCCCGAGGCCGGGCGGATCGTTTTTCTGGGAGACAGCATCACGGCGGATGGCAAGTACGTCGAGTATGTGGAAACCGTGCTGCTGGCCAGGAGCCCCAAGCGGTATGAAATCATCGATCTGGGGCTCTCCAGCGAGACAGTTTCCGGACTTTCTGAGGATGGGCATGCAGGCGGGAAGTTTCCGCGTCCGGACCTGCATGAACGGCTGACCCGGGCTCTGGACAAAACCAAGCCGCAACTCGTGGTCGCCTGCTACGGGATGAACGACGGGATCTACCACCCGTACAGTGACGAGCGGTTTGGGAAATATGAATCGGGTATGGGAGACCTGCGCAGGGAGGCGTCTGCAAGGGGTATCGCGGTCACGCATCTGACGCCGCCGGTGTTTGATCCGGTGCCGATCAAGGACAAAGTCCTGCCGGCAGGCCTGGACGCCTACCCGAAGCCTTTCGTGGGGTACGATGAAGTGTTGGGCCGATATGGCGCCTGGCTCCAACGGATGGCAGACAGCGAAAAATGGGTGGTGGTGGACATCCATGGAGCCATGACCAAAGCTCTCGATGAGAAGCGCAAGGCAGATCCCGCCTTTACATTTGCCCGGGACGGGGTGCACCCGAACGCGGAAGGGCACTGGGTGATGGCGCAGCCGCTGCTGAACGCCTGGGGCGTAAAACACGATTACCAGGTAGAAGACCTGACGGCTCCTCAAGGCAGGCTGTCCGCCCTCTACAAGGCGGTAGCTGCCCGCCAGCGTCTGATGAAGGCGGCCTGGATGAGCGATGTAGGGCACAAGCGTCCCGGCGTGGCCCCAGGGTTGCCCCTGCCAGAAGCGCAAGCCAAGGCGGCGGCGCTGACGACTGAGATCCAGGCCCTGCTGGCGGCGGGACCTTCCGCCTGGGTGGGTGTGGCCAAACCGGAGACCCCCGCACCGGGTTTGGTTGCTGTAGCAGCGCCGTTTCCCGGCAAAAAGAGCGACTGGAAGGGCTATGATCGGTATGAGTTCGACGTGGAAGGGCACGTGGCGAGTGTGGTGGTGCCCAAAAGCGCCGCGAAAGGGAAACCATGGGTCTGGCATGGGGAGTTCTTTGGGCACAAGCCTGATCCGGATGTGGCCCTACTGGGCAAGGGTTTCCACATTGTGTACCTGAAGGTGAATGACATGCTGGGCTGTCCGGCAGCGGTGCAGTATTGGAACGGCCTCTACAAGGTTCTGACGGAGCAGTATGGCCTGGGAGCGAAGCCGGCGCTGGTGGGGCTGAGCCGAGGTGGCTTGTACTGCTACAACTGGGCCATCGCCAACCCGGACAAGGTCTCCTGCATCTATGCGGATGCGCCGGTCTGCGATTTCAAGAGCTGGCCGGGCGGGAAAGGGAAGGGGAAGGGTGACCCCAAGAACTGGCAGTTGGTTTTGAAACTCTGGGGATTCAAGGACGAGATGGAGGCTGCGGCCTACAAGGGGAATCCGGTGGACAACCTCCAACTCCTGGCGCAGCGCAAGGTGCCGCTGCTCCATGTCTATGGCGATGCGGATGATGTGGTGCCTTGGGACGAGAACACCGGCGTGATCGCCACTCGCTATCGCGATCTCGGCGGGCCCATTGAGTTGATCGAGAAAAAGGGCGTGGGCCACCATCCGCACGGCCTGCAGGACAGCGCTCCCATTGTAGAGTTCATTCTCAACCACGCCAGCGTACCCACGAAGGCTGCCTCATAA
- a CDS encoding ISAs1-like element ISVsp7 family transposase, translating into MTHSLPPQGTLEALRAKFAQIHDPRQAGKVRHRIDEVLIIAFCSTLCDGESYLDMGDFAQSQLSWLQSFLPLKHGAPSHDVFRNVLMAIQPQALLEVLTGWCGDLEGRHIAIDGKALRGTHNAETGRHLVHLLRAWVDDYHLSAGQITCHEKSNEIEAIPRLLESLQLKGATVTIDAMGTQAHIAEQITGAGADYVLALKANHPTAHETVRKHFTEAERLDLSPSHHRKSVTLELSHGRCERREYTITEELDWYHKSWKWAGLQSVAQVRRQVQRSHDGPPLEEVHYFLCSFKADVERLAKLVRGHWSVENRCHWVLDVTFNEDHCQVRDRNAAHNLTILREMVITTLHRHPAKVSLRRKRKIATMDPAFRLQMLGLLHA; encoded by the coding sequence GTGACCCACTCCCTTCCTCCTCAAGGCACTTTGGAAGCCCTCCGGGCCAAATTTGCCCAGATTCATGATCCCCGCCAGGCTGGCAAAGTACGTCATCGCATTGATGAGGTGCTCATCATCGCTTTCTGTTCGACTCTCTGCGATGGCGAAAGCTATTTGGATATGGGGGATTTTGCCCAGAGCCAGCTGTCGTGGCTGCAAAGCTTTCTTCCTCTGAAGCATGGGGCTCCGTCCCACGACGTGTTTCGCAATGTGCTCATGGCCATACAACCGCAGGCCCTGCTTGAGGTGCTCACGGGCTGGTGTGGCGACCTTGAGGGCAGACATATTGCCATAGATGGCAAAGCTCTGCGCGGCACTCACAACGCTGAAACCGGCAGGCACTTGGTCCATTTACTACGGGCCTGGGTGGACGACTACCACCTCAGCGCCGGGCAGATCACCTGCCATGAGAAGAGCAACGAAATTGAGGCCATTCCCCGTCTGCTGGAAAGCCTGCAACTCAAAGGGGCCACCGTCACCATTGATGCCATGGGCACCCAAGCTCACATTGCCGAGCAAATCACCGGGGCAGGGGCCGATTATGTCCTGGCACTCAAGGCCAACCACCCAACGGCTCATGAGACTGTAAGAAAGCACTTCACGGAAGCCGAGCGCCTGGACCTCAGCCCCTCCCACCATCGCAAAAGCGTGACGCTGGAACTCTCCCACGGGCGCTGTGAAAGACGTGAGTACACCATCACTGAGGAACTTGACTGGTACCACAAGAGCTGGAAATGGGCCGGACTGCAAAGCGTGGCACAGGTGCGCCGCCAGGTGCAGCGCAGCCACGATGGGCCGCCGTTGGAAGAGGTGCACTACTTCCTGTGCAGCTTCAAAGCCGATGTGGAACGCCTTGCCAAACTGGTGCGCGGACACTGGAGTGTTGAAAACCGCTGCCACTGGGTGCTGGATGTGACCTTCAATGAGGACCACTGCCAGGTGAGGGACCGCAACGCGGCCCACAACCTCACCATCCTGCGCGAAATGGTCATCACCACCCTGCACCGGCACCCAGCAAAAGTCAGCCTGCGCAGGAAGCGCAAAATCGCCACCATGGACCCGGCCTTCAGGCTCCAAATGCTAGGCCTCCTTCATGCGTAA
- a CDS encoding transglutaminase N-terminal domain-containing protein, with product MILDATCQLDYECSTSISAVFMLRPRSGWAQWIMKESFHLQPRVPVVEFDDLYGNLCQRLVIPRGRLHLSVEYRADVADGVDVDLMAPILPVEQLPTEVMHYLLPSRYCPSDQLGKLALQVAGNSPRTYLRVARIRTWIHRNVTYQPGASHSSTSARAYA from the coding sequence ATGATTCTCGATGCCACCTGCCAGTTGGACTATGAATGCTCCACTTCCATTTCTGCCGTGTTCATGCTGCGCCCGCGCAGTGGGTGGGCCCAGTGGATCATGAAAGAGTCCTTTCATCTCCAGCCCCGAGTGCCGGTGGTGGAGTTTGACGATCTCTATGGCAATCTCTGCCAGCGGCTCGTCATACCCAGAGGACGGCTTCACCTGTCTGTGGAGTACCGGGCGGATGTGGCGGATGGCGTGGATGTGGATCTCATGGCACCCATCCTCCCGGTGGAGCAACTCCCCACCGAGGTGATGCACTACCTGCTTCCAAGTCGGTATTGCCCATCAGATCAACTGGGTAAACTGGCGCTTCAGGTGGCGGGAAACTCTCCCCGCACCTACTTGAGGGTGGCGCGCATCCGCACCTGGATTCACCGGAACGTCACCTATCAACCGGGGGCGAGCCACTCCTCCACCTCCGCCAGGGCTTACGCATGA
- a CDS encoding peptide chain release factor 3 — protein sequence MDIASEVRRRRTFAIISHPDAGKTTLTEKLLLYGGAVQLAGSVTARKNQRSTTSDWMDLEKQRGISVSSTVLQFEYKDCVVNLLDTPGHKDFSEDTYRVLTAVDAAIMVVDAGKGIESQTRKLFEVCRKRGVPIFTFMNKLDRPAREPLTLLDELETVLGIGACAQNWPLGMGDRFRGIFERRESQVHLFQRTAGGAYRAPVRVGGLEDEYVKEHVDEHALAQAREELEMLDGAGHAFDMDAISRGELTPVFFGSASNNFGVQLLLDAFLEMAPPPAPRVANTGAVTPEAPEFSAFVFKIQANMDPRHRDRIYFLRVVSGAFRRDMVVNNPRTGKAVKLSNSQRVFARERETLDEAFAGDVLGVVGNYDLMIGDTLAADPKLKFDVMPRFVPECFAYLHGDSPSTYKRFREGLQQLLQEGVIQQFHQPGSVQRVPLLGAVGPLQFEVVKYRLQSEYNAESRLENASWQVVRWVRRKGGEAWSDDAVTPVRETALARDELGRPVLLISDAWYLGTFQNRNPDIELSEGPYADDKGDEDALAA from the coding sequence ATGGACATTGCCTCCGAAGTCCGCCGCCGCCGCACCTTTGCCATCATTTCCCACCCGGACGCCGGGAAAACCACGCTGACGGAAAAGCTCCTCCTCTACGGAGGGGCGGTGCAGCTGGCTGGCTCAGTCACGGCCAGGAAGAATCAGCGCTCCACCACCTCCGACTGGATGGATCTGGAAAAGCAGCGTGGGATCTCTGTGAGCTCCACGGTGTTGCAGTTCGAGTACAAAGACTGCGTGGTGAACCTGCTGGACACACCCGGTCACAAGGACTTCTCAGAAGACACCTACCGGGTGCTCACCGCCGTGGATGCCGCCATCATGGTGGTGGATGCCGGTAAGGGCATCGAGAGCCAGACGCGGAAGCTCTTTGAGGTCTGCCGCAAGCGCGGTGTGCCCATTTTCACGTTTATGAACAAGCTGGACCGTCCGGCTCGTGAACCGCTGACGCTGCTGGATGAGCTGGAAACAGTGTTGGGGATCGGAGCTTGTGCGCAAAACTGGCCGCTGGGCATGGGGGACCGCTTCCGCGGTATCTTCGAGCGTCGCGAGAGTCAGGTGCATCTCTTCCAGCGCACTGCTGGCGGTGCTTATCGGGCACCAGTCCGGGTGGGCGGGCTGGAGGATGAGTATGTGAAAGAGCATGTAGATGAGCATGCCCTGGCCCAGGCTCGTGAAGAGTTGGAGATGCTGGATGGAGCGGGCCATGCCTTTGACATGGACGCCATCTCGCGCGGTGAACTGACGCCTGTGTTCTTTGGCAGTGCGAGCAACAACTTCGGCGTGCAGCTCCTGCTGGACGCTTTCCTGGAGATGGCTCCACCTCCAGCACCGCGGGTAGCCAATACTGGGGCGGTTACCCCTGAAGCTCCAGAGTTCTCGGCTTTCGTCTTCAAGATCCAGGCGAACATGGATCCCCGCCACCGCGACCGTATCTACTTCCTCCGCGTGGTCTCAGGAGCCTTTCGTCGCGATATGGTGGTGAACAACCCGCGCACCGGCAAGGCGGTCAAGCTGTCCAACTCCCAACGTGTGTTTGCCCGGGAGCGTGAGACCTTGGACGAGGCCTTCGCAGGGGACGTGCTCGGCGTCGTGGGCAACTACGACCTGATGATCGGTGACACTCTGGCGGCCGATCCGAAGCTGAAGTTCGATGTGATGCCGCGCTTCGTGCCGGAGTGTTTTGCCTATTTGCATGGCGATTCCCCTTCCACCTACAAGCGGTTCCGTGAAGGTCTCCAACAGCTGCTCCAGGAGGGCGTGATCCAACAGTTCCACCAGCCCGGCTCCGTGCAGCGGGTGCCTCTGCTCGGAGCGGTGGGCCCCCTCCAGTTCGAGGTGGTGAAGTACCGTCTTCAGTCTGAATACAACGCGGAATCGCGCCTGGAGAATGCCTCCTGGCAGGTTGTCCGTTGGGTGCGGCGTAAGGGAGGGGAAGCATGGTCAGATGATGCGGTCACGCCTGTGCGGGAAACTGCCCTGGCCCGGGACGAGTTGGGCCGTCCCGTGTTGCTGATCTCGGACGCCTGGTACCTGGGCACCTTTCAGAATCGCAACCCGGATATCGAGTTGTCTGAAGGCCCGTATGCCGACGACAAGGGGGACGAGGACGCCCTGGCGGCCTGA
- a CDS encoding MBOAT family O-acyltransferase, translating into MLFNSPEFVGFFLFVFAIYWMLARRWRWQNWFLLSASYVFYGWWGFNAPGLQGFDRVLPLVLLITSTVATHVCAVALYPLPEESKRRRVIFWVGVVINVGMLGYFKYRGFFMENVEALAAQMGWHLTAMERHFILPAGISFYTFQGLSYLIDVDGGSQKPPDRLWDFALFHAYFPQLVAGPIERTPNLLPQLMRQRTLTPERFWSGLQLVIIGYVKKVAIADAIAPITADAFNPGLTHSGVGLLLGIYLFALQIYGDFSGYSDIARGCSRLMGVELMINFRQPYFSRNITEFWERWHISLSSWLRDYLFVPLCRIFRGKKWIPFNLFVTMLVSGIWHGASWNFVFWGMVLGILLVIHKLWAGPKAGKHPHRPHTLRAWAVQLAGMFLTFHAVCLTLVFVKTRNLTEAWNHVAGIFTKGFSTADTIPAVYFAFYGLVVVLLDFPCWWNDRERPVADDAPSWQRGLVFGCLLLLLTYLGEMTGVSFVYFQF; encoded by the coding sequence ATGCTTTTCAACTCACCGGAGTTTGTTGGTTTTTTTCTCTTTGTCTTCGCCATCTACTGGATGTTGGCGCGCCGCTGGCGTTGGCAAAACTGGTTCCTTCTGAGCGCGAGCTACGTGTTCTACGGGTGGTGGGGGTTCAATGCGCCTGGCTTGCAGGGCTTTGATCGTGTGTTGCCCCTGGTGCTGCTGATCACCTCCACCGTCGCCACGCATGTCTGTGCCGTGGCGCTGTATCCGCTGCCCGAGGAATCGAAGCGAAGGCGGGTCATCTTCTGGGTGGGCGTGGTGATCAACGTGGGAATGCTGGGTTACTTCAAGTACCGGGGGTTCTTCATGGAGAACGTGGAGGCGCTGGCGGCACAGATGGGCTGGCACCTCACCGCCATGGAGCGGCACTTCATACTTCCTGCAGGGATCAGCTTCTATACCTTCCAGGGCTTGTCGTATCTCATTGACGTGGATGGCGGTTCCCAGAAGCCGCCGGATCGCTTGTGGGACTTTGCGTTGTTTCATGCGTACTTTCCGCAACTCGTCGCCGGCCCCATTGAACGGACGCCGAATCTGCTGCCCCAGCTCATGCGGCAGCGCACGCTTACGCCAGAGCGCTTTTGGAGCGGCCTCCAGCTGGTGATCATTGGCTATGTGAAGAAGGTGGCGATCGCCGACGCGATTGCCCCCATCACGGCCGATGCGTTTAATCCCGGCTTGACCCACTCAGGGGTGGGGCTGTTGCTGGGCATTTACCTTTTTGCCCTGCAGATCTATGGGGATTTCTCTGGCTACAGCGACATTGCCCGGGGCTGTTCCCGCCTCATGGGGGTGGAGCTCATGATCAACTTCCGCCAGCCCTACTTCTCACGGAATATCACCGAGTTCTGGGAGCGCTGGCACATTTCCCTTTCGAGCTGGCTGCGGGACTACCTCTTTGTCCCGCTGTGCCGCATCTTTAGGGGCAAGAAGTGGATCCCGTTCAATCTTTTTGTCACCATGCTCGTGTCTGGCATCTGGCACGGTGCCTCGTGGAACTTCGTCTTCTGGGGCATGGTGCTGGGGATACTGCTGGTGATCCACAAGCTGTGGGCGGGTCCCAAGGCGGGGAAACACCCGCATCGTCCTCACACTCTCCGCGCTTGGGCGGTCCAGCTGGCAGGCATGTTCCTCACCTTCCACGCGGTTTGTCTCACCCTGGTGTTCGTGAAGACCCGGAACCTGACGGAGGCTTGGAACCATGTGGCAGGCATCTTCACAAAGGGCTTCTCCACTGCCGATACCATTCCGGCCGTCTATTTTGCCTTCTACGGTCTCGTCGTGGTGCTGCTGGATTTCCCCTGCTGGTGGAATGATCGCGAGCGTCCCGTGGCGGATGACGCCCCCTCGTGGCAGCGTGGGCTGGTCTTCGGCTGCCTGCTCCTGTTGCTCACCTATCTGGGGGAGATGACCGGGGTGTCTTTCGTGTACTTCCAGTTTTGA
- a CDS encoding HAD-IIIC family phosphatase: MEPNVSPDLVANYRRLRKDGALNEALRLARKGVSTVEPGQVAQLGKLLQKDLPGSAGDTPVVEVLLLGQCTTTYLPPVVTAWAWSEGLRVSVKDGEYDQVLQELMQLTPDQAPAVIVVLPWNQRLLGVGDRGVAERVDDELAFLGQVWAQVVRLKVKLVQVSYDWVHPGPLGYSLSSRRGGTVELVQRVNADLRTALPAGAYYVDLESVSAWRGKAEFYDERNYHWLKQPFSPAGLSLVGRHLATGVRALTSGRRKVLVLDLDNTLWGGVVGESGPHGIAVGGTGEGQAFTAFQKYAKRLKDSGVILAVSSKNNDADAREPFEKNEEMVLKLTDFASFHASWDPKPTRLRLMAMELNLGLDSFVFFDDNPVERERMRAELPEVTVIEAPVDPDLYIRALQESLAFEAVDVNSADAERTAQYQAESSRRASQESAASPEDYLASLGMKAEAQPVNGANLDRVVDLITKTNQFNLTTRRHSRAAVEEMMAESGSVAFAVSLADKFGDYGLIAVVLGTKVLGEESLLRLDSWLMSCRAMGRTVEHWTLNHLARLARELGYDAVNGEYVPTAKNVPVQTLLADFGFVPREGRVGEYMLKLSSYSDLPTQVS; encoded by the coding sequence ATGGAGCCCAACGTCTCACCGGACCTCGTTGCCAACTATCGCCGCTTGCGTAAGGATGGTGCCCTCAATGAGGCTCTGCGGCTGGCCCGGAAGGGGGTGTCCACCGTGGAACCGGGGCAGGTCGCCCAGCTCGGGAAACTGCTGCAAAAAGATCTGCCGGGCTCCGCCGGCGACACACCTGTTGTGGAGGTGCTCCTGCTCGGGCAGTGCACTACGACCTACCTGCCGCCGGTGGTCACTGCCTGGGCGTGGTCAGAGGGTCTGCGGGTGAGTGTAAAGGATGGAGAGTATGACCAGGTGCTGCAGGAGCTTATGCAATTGACGCCGGACCAGGCTCCGGCGGTGATTGTGGTGTTGCCGTGGAACCAGCGTCTCCTTGGGGTTGGCGATCGTGGAGTGGCTGAGCGCGTGGATGACGAACTGGCCTTTCTCGGACAGGTGTGGGCCCAGGTAGTCCGGCTGAAGGTCAAACTGGTGCAGGTCTCCTACGACTGGGTGCATCCCGGTCCCCTAGGCTACAGTCTTTCCTCACGACGTGGTGGTACGGTGGAGCTGGTGCAGCGTGTCAATGCAGATCTTCGGACGGCGCTTCCTGCGGGTGCGTACTATGTGGATCTCGAAAGCGTCAGCGCCTGGCGTGGCAAGGCGGAGTTTTATGACGAGCGCAACTACCACTGGCTCAAGCAACCTTTCTCGCCCGCGGGATTGTCGCTGGTGGGCCGTCATTTGGCCACTGGAGTGCGTGCGCTGACCTCCGGACGGCGAAAGGTGCTGGTGCTGGATCTGGACAATACCCTCTGGGGCGGTGTGGTGGGGGAAAGTGGTCCCCATGGCATCGCTGTGGGTGGTACCGGGGAAGGGCAGGCCTTCACCGCGTTTCAGAAGTACGCGAAGCGCCTCAAGGACTCGGGTGTCATTCTCGCCGTATCATCCAAAAACAACGATGCCGATGCCCGGGAGCCCTTCGAGAAAAACGAGGAGATGGTGCTGAAGCTCACCGACTTCGCGTCGTTTCATGCGAGTTGGGACCCCAAACCCACTCGACTGCGTCTGATGGCGATGGAGCTTAACCTGGGCCTGGACAGCTTTGTGTTCTTCGATGACAACCCTGTGGAGCGTGAGCGCATGCGGGCGGAGCTACCGGAGGTGACGGTCATTGAGGCTCCGGTCGATCCGGACCTCTACATCCGGGCGCTACAGGAGTCTCTGGCTTTTGAGGCCGTGGACGTGAACAGTGCGGATGCGGAACGCACTGCGCAGTATCAGGCCGAAAGTTCCAGACGCGCCAGTCAGGAGAGCGCTGCCTCACCCGAGGACTATCTTGCCTCACTAGGGATGAAGGCGGAGGCCCAGCCTGTGAACGGAGCCAATCTGGACCGCGTGGTGGATCTCATCACCAAGACCAACCAGTTCAACCTCACCACCCGGCGTCACTCCCGCGCCGCAGTGGAGGAGATGATGGCCGAGTCCGGCTCCGTGGCCTTTGCCGTGAGTCTGGCGGACAAGTTTGGTGACTACGGCTTGATCGCGGTGGTGCTGGGCACGAAGGTCCTTGGAGAGGAGAGTTTGCTCCGTTTGGACAGCTGGCTGATGAGCTGTAGAGCCATGGGGCGGACGGTGGAGCACTGGACCCTCAACCATCTCGCCCGTTTGGCGCGGGAGTTGGGCTATGATGCCGTGAATGGCGAATACGTGCCGACGGCCAAAAACGTCCCGGTGCAGACGCTCCTCGCGGATTTTGGCTTCGTTCCTCGGGAAGGGCGTGTGGGTGAATACATGCTGAAACTTTCTTCATATTCTGATTTGCCAACGCAGGTTTCCTAG
- a CDS encoding acyl carrier protein produces MSTLAQLQEVFRNVFDDDSLVIANETTAQDIEAWDSVQHVTLMLEVEDAFKVRLSTSEMAYLKNVGDLVELIDRKKKK; encoded by the coding sequence ATGAGTACTCTCGCGCAGCTTCAGGAAGTTTTTCGCAATGTCTTCGACGATGACTCGCTGGTGATCGCCAATGAAACCACTGCCCAGGACATTGAGGCATGGGACTCTGTCCAGCATGTGACCTTGATGTTGGAAGTGGAGGATGCTTTCAAGGTGCGCCTGTCCACCTCAGAAATGGCCTACCTGAAGAACGTGGGTGACCTTGTGGAACTCATCGACAGGAAAAAGAAGAAGTAG